From a region of the Candidatus Neomarinimicrobiota bacterium genome:
- a CDS encoding nucleotide sugar dehydrogenase has product MGYGNNKLSIIGLGYVGLPLAVEFAKNGVNIVGIDVDEVKIEKIKNGESYISDLSSEELSTVVTKGVLSATTELSAVKDTDAIIICVPTPVTVHKTPDVSFIKSVVDGIAPYLRNGHLVILRSTTYPGTTREFIVPKMEAAGIKIGTDGYVAFAPERVDPGSEKYTFTNTPIVLGGITEKCTEEASNLLSMITNDVVKVSSPEVAEMAKLLENIFRSVNIAMINEMAMLCDRIGGIDIWEVVRAASTKPFGFMKFNPGPGIGGHCIQIDPYYLSWKAKEYNFYSDFIEHAAKTNENMPRYVADRTIQALSMSPTPLPECRVLIIGIAYKPDIEDLRNSPGIHVWESLLEKGVINIEYHDPFVPNFKEDNLEGESIELNEEMLKEFECVIIITDHSKIEWQMVFDNSKFIVDTRNASGKIKEGKSNYYSLGGGQLGKNRILGK; this is encoded by the coding sequence ATGGGTTACGGAAACAATAAGTTATCAATAATCGGTTTGGGATATGTTGGGCTTCCCTTAGCGGTAGAATTTGCCAAGAATGGTGTGAATATTGTCGGAATTGATGTTGATGAAGTGAAGATAGAAAAAATTAAAAATGGTGAGAGCTATATCTCTGATCTCTCTTCCGAAGAACTGTCAACTGTGGTCACTAAGGGGGTATTATCCGCCACAACAGAACTTTCAGCAGTAAAGGATACCGATGCAATAATAATTTGTGTTCCCACACCGGTCACTGTTCATAAAACACCCGATGTATCATTTATAAAAAGCGTGGTTGATGGAATCGCCCCATACCTCCGTAATGGACATTTGGTAATTCTCAGGAGTACCACATATCCGGGCACCACCCGGGAATTTATTGTTCCAAAAATGGAAGCAGCAGGAATAAAGATCGGAACTGACGGTTATGTTGCCTTTGCGCCGGAAAGAGTTGATCCCGGAAGTGAAAAGTATACGTTTACCAATACGCCGATCGTTTTGGGCGGCATCACGGAAAAATGCACTGAAGAAGCCTCTAATCTGCTGTCTATGATAACGAATGATGTAGTGAAAGTGTCGAGTCCGGAAGTGGCGGAAATGGCGAAACTTCTTGAAAATATTTTCAGAAGCGTAAATATAGCGATGATAAATGAAATGGCAATGCTGTGCGACCGAATCGGAGGGATTGATATCTGGGAAGTGGTAAGAGCCGCTTCGACAAAACCGTTTGGATTTATGAAGTTCAATCCCGGACCGGGAATCGGAGGACATTGCATTCAGATTGATCCTTATTATCTTTCGTGGAAAGCGAAAGAGTATAATTTTTATTCTGATTTTATTGAGCATGCCGCTAAAACGAACGAAAATATGCCTCGTTACGTGGCAGACAGGACTATTCAAGCGCTTTCGATGTCACCGACTCCGCTGCCGGAATGCAGGGTTCTGATAATCGGAATCGCATATAAACCCGATATTGAAGATCTCCGTAACTCACCGGGTATCCACGTGTGGGAGTCTCTTTTGGAAAAAGGAGTAATAAACATTGAGTACCATGATCCGTTTGTCCCTAATTTTAAAGAGGATAACTTAGAGGGCGAATCAATCGAACTAAATGAAGAAATGCTGAAAGAGTTCGAGTGTGTGATAATTATTACCGATCATTCCAAAATAGAATGGCAGATGGTCTTTGATAATTCAAAATTCATTGTTGACACGCGCAACGCATCGGGCAAAATAAAAGAAGGAAAATCTAATTATTATTCACTTGGCGGTGGACAATTAGGAAAAAACAGAATTTTAGGAAAGTGA